One window from the genome of Cryptomeria japonica chromosome 6, Sugi_1.0, whole genome shotgun sequence encodes:
- the LOC131067967 gene encoding CLAVATA3/ESR (CLE)-related protein 44 produces MMANMPPEHCYCRKIISCTTLIMFLSLALLLEPSSASAHRLRGKENTLVLQEMEGYPLQKVQVPGALSSQIATSKHSRRQSMTKRARGLHEVHSGPNPISNYFPMQIHEKIKKIIPRPKNP; encoded by the exons ATGATGGCCAACATGCCTCCAGAGCATTGTTATTGCAGAAAGATCATCTCCTGCACCACTCTGATTATGTTCTTGTCCCTTGCATTGCTTCTAGAGCCTTCTTCAGCCTCTGCTCACAGACTCAGAg GGAAGGAAAATACATTGGTTTTACAAGAAATGGAAGGATACCCACTTCAAAAAGTGCAG GTTCCAGGAGCTTTGTCATCCCAGATTGCAACTTCCAAGCATTCTAGAAGACAATCAATGACAAAAAGGGCTAGGGGTCTACATGAAGTTCATTCTGGACCCAACCCAATAAGCAATTATTTTCCCATGCAAATTcatgaaaagataaaaaaaattataccaAGACCCAAGAACCCATGa